Within uncultured Methanoregula sp., the genomic segment GGGCTGATGGACCGGGCAGACCTTATCGTGCTTGCATCCAAGGAGGACTATTGGCCGCTCCCATGGTACTATCGCGGAGATATCTGGATAAAGAAAGTCACGCTCTACGGAGACCGGGCAGACATAGCCACCCTGACCCGGAATAATCCCGGTGTGATCATCCTCCACGATACGGAGAGCTACCCTTCCATTGAAGGATACCAGAAAAAGACCTACAAACTACGTTACTGGTTCTCGTTCTATGACAACGAAAACCGGCTGCCGGAATACTACCTGCACCGTGACGGAGAGATGGGGAGCAGCAACATCGAGGTCTTCACGCCGTTCCCGGCCGATTCGCTGACATCAGGGAACCGGACCGTCAAACTATAGCCTTCTTCTTTTTCGGGACAACCGCTGATCGTTCACAATAAAAATTTTGAGAATTATAATAAACTTATTATCACCGAGTACCTTCCGCTTCCGGAAGTGAATCCAACTGGTCCAGGTGTTTTTCCAGGTAGGGCATTACTTCATTATTGATCTCGTACTGGGCAATCCTGCCGGCTTTCCTGATGGAGAGAAGCCCGTCATCAGACAACCGGTTCATATGCCAGTTCACCCCGGCACCGGACATTTCCATAGCGAGTTCAAGCTGAACCCGGGTGAGATTGGGATTCTCTTTGATAAGTCTGAGAAGTGCCCTGGTCGGCTTGTTATGGAGGTACTTCAGGACTTTCTGTTCCATCTCCGGGTAGCTGCCTGCATTTTCATAATACCGGGCATTCCGGGTAGTCTCAAGCATGGTCACTTTGTTCATGAGCTTCAGGACTGCGATATGATAGCGGAGAGAATTCTCCGATACCCCGGTTTCCCGGGAAATCTCCGTGAAGTCAGTCCCGGGGGATTCCTGGATATAATGGAAGATTGCGCTTCTCGATGGATTATCGAGGACATTATTCTTCCTGATTTTCCGGAAACCGAGATAGGTGAAGAGTTTGAGGAGGAACAACAGTTCAACCGGAAATAACAGGAGCGATGAGGATGAGAGAGCAAGAATGGTAGCCGCATCCCGGG encodes:
- a CDS encoding winged helix-turn-helix transcriptional regulator, yielding MIRRRDFVLASLFALYCFSSITCPGVANMGGYTVGPVPPVMDPGTPLETVKVPVWEYTPRDAATILALSSSSLLLFPVELLFLLKLFTYLGFRKIRKNNVLDNPSRSAIFHYIQESPGTDFTEISRETGVSENSLRYHIAVLKLMNKVTMLETTRNARYYENAGSYPEMEQKVLKYLHNKPTRALLRLIKENPNLTRVQLELAMEMSGAGVNWHMNRLSDDGLLSIRKAGRIAQYEINNEVMPYLEKHLDQLDSLPEAEGTR